A genomic region of Anaerolineales bacterium contains the following coding sequences:
- a CDS encoding adenosylhomocysteinase, producing MENYDIKDSTLAEGGRRRIDWAEREMPVLRLIRERFTKEQPLKGVRMSACLHVTTETANLAQTLHAGGADLVITASNPLSTQDDVAAALVNIYEIPTFAIKGENNVTYYKHIMAALDHAPHVTMDDGADLVSTLHKERRDLLGNVLGGTEETTTGVIRLRAMAADGALMFPVMAVNDAQTKHFFDNRYGTGQSTIDGIVRATNILLAGKVFVIAGYGWCGRGLAMRARGMGANVVITEIDPLPALEAVMDGFRVMEMNEAAKIGDIFVTVTGDLNVIDKHHFEMMKDGAIIANSGHFNVEINIPALENMSQEKRLVRPFVEQFILQDGRRLNLLGEGRLINLAAAEGHPASVMDMSFANQALSVEYMVKNASKLEKRVYSVPAEIDREIARLKLDAMGVQIDRLTPEQEKYLNSWEEGT from the coding sequence ATGGAAAACTACGACATTAAAGACTCTACCCTGGCTGAAGGAGGCCGCCGGCGCATCGACTGGGCAGAGCGTGAAATGCCTGTATTGCGCCTGATCCGCGAACGGTTTACCAAGGAGCAACCCCTGAAAGGGGTACGCATGTCGGCTTGCCTGCACGTCACCACCGAGACTGCCAACCTGGCCCAGACCCTGCACGCTGGCGGGGCTGACCTGGTGATTACGGCTTCAAACCCGCTCTCAACTCAAGATGATGTGGCCGCAGCCCTGGTCAATATCTACGAAATCCCCACCTTCGCCATCAAAGGCGAGAACAACGTGACTTATTACAAACACATCATGGCTGCCCTTGACCACGCGCCGCACGTCACCATGGACGATGGAGCCGACCTGGTCAGCACCCTGCACAAAGAGCGCCGTGATCTGCTCGGGAACGTGCTGGGCGGCACGGAGGAAACCACTACGGGGGTGATCCGCCTACGAGCTATGGCAGCCGATGGGGCTTTGATGTTCCCAGTCATGGCTGTGAATGATGCCCAAACCAAGCATTTCTTTGACAATCGCTACGGCACGGGCCAATCCACCATCGATGGCATCGTTCGCGCCACCAACATTTTACTGGCAGGCAAGGTCTTCGTCATCGCTGGTTACGGTTGGTGTGGACGTGGCCTGGCGATGCGGGCACGCGGTATGGGTGCCAATGTGGTCATTACTGAAATCGACCCTCTGCCGGCTTTAGAGGCCGTGATGGATGGCTTCAGGGTGATGGAAATGAATGAAGCCGCCAAGATTGGTGATATCTTTGTCACCGTGACGGGTGACCTGAACGTGATCGACAAGCATCACTTTGAGATGATGAAGGACGGTGCCATCATTGCCAACTCGGGCCACTTCAATGTGGAGATCAACATCCCAGCCCTCGAAAATATGAGCCAGGAAAAACGTCTCGTCCGCCCATTTGTGGAGCAATTTATCCTGCAGGATGGTCGCCGGCTTAACCTGCTGGGAGAAGGTCGCCTGATCAACCTGGCAGCCGCAGAAGGCCACCCCGCCAGTGTGATGGACATGTCGTTTGCCAATCAGGCGCTGAGCGTGGAATACATGGTAAAAAATGCCTCCAAGCTGGAAAAACGGGTATACAGCGTGCCAGCGGAGATTGACCGCGAGATCGCCCGCCTAAAACTGGATGCCATGGGTGTCCAAATTGACCGGCTCACCCCAGAACAGGAAAAATACCTGAACTCGTGGGAGGAAGGCACGTAA
- a CDS encoding carbohydrate kinase family protein: MNIILTGSVAFDYLMTFPGYFRDHFLPDKLDSISLSFLVDSYRKRRGGIAPNIAYTLALLGERPHIMATVGEDFEEYRKWLESNGVDTTLMKVIPGEVTASFFCNTDRANNQIASFYPGAMSYGAQLSFRSWQGPLPDLVVISPNDPEAMKQHVAECRELGIPYLYDPSQQIVRLTGGELRMGIEGALALFVNDYEFGLVLKMTGMSASDLMKHLQFMVVTAGSKGSTVYSRDDQYFIPVVPPEKIVDPTGVGDAYRGGFLTGFSHGLDPQICGQMGTLAATYCLECEGTQGHCYTLTEFVTRFRKHFTDHGQLDKLLKS; encoded by the coding sequence ATGAATATCATCCTTACCGGCTCGGTAGCATTCGATTATTTGATGACCTTTCCAGGATACTTCCGGGATCATTTCCTTCCCGACAAGTTGGATTCAATCAGCCTTAGCTTCCTGGTTGATTCTTATCGAAAACGGCGCGGAGGCATCGCCCCCAACATTGCCTATACGCTGGCCTTATTGGGAGAGCGACCGCACATCATGGCTACCGTGGGTGAGGATTTCGAGGAATACCGGAAATGGTTGGAGAGCAATGGCGTTGACACCACACTGATGAAAGTTATCCCTGGTGAAGTAACGGCCTCATTCTTTTGCAACACCGACCGGGCAAACAACCAGATCGCCAGCTTCTATCCAGGAGCGATGAGTTATGGCGCACAGCTGAGCTTTCGCAGTTGGCAAGGACCACTACCAGATCTGGTGGTCATCAGCCCCAATGACCCTGAGGCGATGAAACAGCACGTGGCTGAATGCCGTGAGCTGGGTATCCCTTACCTTTACGACCCCAGCCAGCAGATTGTCAGATTGACCGGGGGCGAGCTGCGAATGGGTATAGAAGGAGCCCTGGCACTGTTCGTTAACGATTATGAGTTCGGTCTGGTGCTAAAGATGACCGGAATGTCAGCCAGTGACCTGATGAAACACCTTCAATTCATGGTGGTGACTGCAGGCAGCAAAGGCTCAACGGTATATTCCAGGGATGACCAATATTTCATCCCTGTGGTACCGCCGGAGAAAATCGTCGATCCCACAGGGGTGGGGGATGCTTACCGGGGAGGCTTCCTGACCGGGTTCAGCCATGGGCTCGACCCGCAGATCTGCGGGCAGATGGGGACCCTGGCTGCCACCTACTGCCTGGAATGTGAAGGTACACAAGGGCATTGCTACACGCTCACGGAATTTGTCACCCGATTTCGGAAGCACTTCACTGATCATGGGCAGCTGGACAAGTTGTTGAAATCATAG
- a CDS encoding O-methyltransferase — MSDLHDFYQINDYLSALVPERSEEMRQMETYAEQNNFPIIGPVCGYLCYQIARMVGARAVFEMGSGYGYSTAWFARAVVENGGGRVHHTVWDEKLSQEARVHLEKLGYASFIEYHVAEAIDTLEHTLGPFDLIFNDINKECYPESVPMIRQKLRPGGVLIVDNLLWGGHVFEQNRGDASTEGVREFTRLLTTDPDWISTIIPIRDGMLLAFRC; from the coding sequence ATGAGCGACTTACACGATTTTTATCAGATAAACGATTACCTTTCCGCCCTGGTACCCGAACGCTCGGAAGAGATGCGGCAAATGGAGACTTACGCTGAGCAAAACAATTTTCCCATCATCGGCCCAGTGTGCGGGTACTTATGTTACCAAATTGCCCGTATGGTCGGGGCGCGGGCGGTGTTTGAAATGGGTTCAGGCTATGGATACTCAACGGCCTGGTTCGCAAGGGCCGTGGTGGAGAACGGAGGCGGCAGGGTGCACCATACCGTATGGGATGAAAAATTATCCCAGGAAGCCCGGGTTCATTTAGAGAAGCTGGGATATGCAAGTTTTATCGAGTATCATGTGGCCGAAGCGATCGATACCCTGGAACATACCCTTGGACCCTTTGATTTAATCTTCAATGACATCAACAAGGAATGCTATCCCGAGTCTGTGCCGATGATCCGCCAGAAGCTGCGCCCAGGAGGTGTGCTGATCGTAGACAATCTACTTTGGGGTGGACATGTATTTGAGCAGAACAGAGGCGATGCCAGCACCGAGGGGGTTCGTGAATTCACCCGCTTGCTGACTACAGATCCGGATTGGATTTCTACGATTATTCCCATTCGGGATGGGATGCTGCTGGCTTTCCGTTGCTGA
- a CDS encoding threonine--tRNA ligase: MAETKKERYEDSDLYRIRHSAAHVMAEAVLEFFPEAKYTIGPPIENGFYYDFDLPRPLTPEDLEKIEKRMRQIIAGHHKFVRQVVSADKARQIFKDQPYKLELIDGLEQGGYDEYGNPLEGKPEISLYTSDTFIDLCRGPHVDNTGQINPSAIKLLSSSGAYWRGDEHNPMLQRIYGTAWKTSKELEEYLWQIEEAKKRDHRKLGKELEIFTFDEEVGPGLPLWLPRGGVIIDELEKLAKELEDRAGYLRVRTPHLAKEDLFLHSGHLPYYAESMYPPMELEGVKYYVKPMNCPMHHKIFGSKPRSYRDMPIRLAEYGTCYRYEKSGELFGLMRVRSMQMNDAHMYCAEDQFEQEFMGVIDLYHQYFDIFGVEKYIMRLSTHHKSGLGKKYVDNERLWLKTEEMVRRAMDNGGVPYEEVPNEAAFYGPKIDVQIWSVIGKEFTLATNQVDFAVPPRFNLTFINRDGQEETPLCIHRAPLSTHERMIGFLIEHYAGNFPVWLSPDQVRVIPITDVHNDYALRLVSQMKELGIRAEADLSNDRMNAKIRQAQLFKVPYMLVVGEREMAEGTVSLRKRDGSRQDGMPVNGLIDLVIDRIKSRSHEL; the protein is encoded by the coding sequence ATGGCAGAGACAAAGAAAGAACGTTATGAAGATTCAGATCTGTACCGCATCCGGCACTCAGCCGCCCATGTGATGGCAGAGGCCGTGCTTGAGTTTTTCCCGGAGGCCAAGTACACCATCGGGCCACCCATTGAGAACGGCTTCTACTACGACTTTGACCTGCCGCGGCCGCTGACCCCTGAAGACCTGGAGAAGATCGAGAAACGCATGCGCCAGATCATCGCCGGTCATCATAAATTCGTCCGGCAGGTGGTTTCAGCCGACAAAGCCCGTCAGATTTTTAAGGACCAGCCGTATAAGCTGGAACTGATCGATGGGCTTGAGCAGGGCGGTTACGATGAATATGGCAATCCTCTGGAGGGCAAGCCGGAGATATCCCTGTATACCTCCGATACCTTCATCGACCTGTGCCGCGGCCCGCATGTGGATAATACCGGGCAGATCAACCCTTCTGCGATCAAGCTGCTCAGCTCATCCGGAGCATACTGGCGCGGCGATGAGCACAACCCGATGTTACAGCGCATCTACGGCACAGCCTGGAAGACATCCAAAGAGCTGGAGGAATACCTGTGGCAAATCGAAGAGGCCAAGAAACGTGACCACCGCAAGCTGGGAAAAGAGCTGGAGATATTCACATTTGATGAAGAAGTTGGTCCCGGACTGCCCCTCTGGTTGCCACGCGGTGGGGTAATCATCGATGAGTTGGAAAAGCTGGCCAAGGAGCTGGAAGACCGGGCAGGATACCTGCGAGTGCGCACACCGCACCTGGCTAAGGAAGACCTATTCCTGCATTCAGGCCATCTGCCTTATTATGCTGAGAGCATGTACCCGCCCATGGAGCTCGAAGGCGTGAAGTATTACGTCAAGCCGATGAACTGCCCCATGCATCACAAGATATTTGGCTCAAAACCACGCTCCTATCGCGACATGCCCATCCGCCTGGCGGAATATGGTACCTGCTACCGTTATGAGAAGAGCGGCGAGCTGTTTGGGTTGATGCGCGTGCGCTCGATGCAGATGAATGATGCCCATATGTATTGTGCGGAGGACCAATTCGAGCAAGAGTTCATGGGCGTGATCGACTTGTATCACCAGTATTTCGATATCTTCGGCGTTGAGAAATACATTATGCGCCTGAGCACGCACCACAAAAGTGGCCTGGGCAAGAAATATGTGGACAACGAGCGCTTGTGGCTGAAGACAGAAGAGATGGTACGGCGTGCCATGGATAATGGCGGTGTTCCCTATGAAGAGGTGCCGAACGAAGCGGCTTTTTACGGCCCCAAAATCGACGTGCAAATCTGGTCAGTGATCGGGAAGGAGTTTACTCTGGCCACCAATCAGGTGGACTTTGCTGTTCCACCTCGTTTCAACCTGACCTTCATCAACCGGGATGGCCAGGAAGAGACACCCCTGTGCATCCACCGCGCTCCTCTCAGCACGCACGAGCGTATGATCGGGTTTCTCATTGAACACTATGCCGGGAACTTCCCGGTGTGGCTCTCCCCCGACCAGGTGCGAGTGATCCCCATCACCGACGTGCACAACGACTACGCCTTGCGCCTGGTTAGCCAGATGAAGGAGCTCGGCATCCGGGCAGAAGCCGACCTATCCAATGACCGCATGAACGCCAAGATCCGCCAGGCGCAGCTCTTCAAGGTGCCTTACATGCTGGTGGTGGGCGAGCGTGAGATGGCGGAGGGCACCGTCTCGCTGCGCAAGCGGGATGGCTCCCGCCAGGACGGTATGCCGGTGAATGGATTGATCGATCTGGTAATAGATCGGATCAAGAGTCGTTCACACGAGTTGTGA
- a CDS encoding translation initiation factor IF-3 yields the protein MSATQYRINEAIRVKEVRLIGANGENVGVVPIQEAVRLANEADLDLVEVAPNSEPPVCRIMDFGKFLYEKTKKERDARRAQTKIEVKEIRLRPKTNIYHQGFKVRDARGWLEEGNKVRVRIRFRGREIDYVDLALNDLKKVAEELADVSAIEQAPMMEGRSVVMVLAPSKAKKK from the coding sequence ATCAGCGCGACCCAATATAGAATCAACGAGGCTATTCGAGTCAAAGAAGTCCGCCTCATTGGCGCCAATGGTGAAAACGTAGGTGTGGTACCCATCCAAGAAGCCGTGCGGTTAGCCAACGAAGCCGACCTGGACCTGGTAGAGGTAGCCCCGAATTCCGAACCACCCGTTTGCCGGATTATGGATTTCGGGAAGTTCCTCTACGAGAAGACCAAGAAAGAACGCGACGCGCGCCGGGCACAAACCAAGATCGAAGTTAAAGAGATCCGCCTGAGACCCAAAACCAATATCTACCACCAGGGCTTTAAGGTCCGTGATGCCCGCGGTTGGCTGGAAGAGGGGAACAAGGTGAGAGTGCGCATCCGTTTTCGTGGTCGTGAAATAGACTATGTTGACCTTGCGCTGAATGACCTGAAGAAAGTTGCAGAAGAGCTGGCCGATGTCTCGGCGATCGAACAAGCACCCATGATGGAGGGTCGCAGTGTAGTCATGGTTCTGGCACCTTCCAAGGCGAAAAAGAAGTAA
- a CDS encoding 50S ribosomal protein L35: MPRKQTTEKYKLKTHKATSKRFRVTGTGVVVRTKGGKSHLRRRTPKRVKMLLAEMVPVKGRGIVKRVHRLAPYLKKAE, encoded by the coding sequence GTGCCTCGCAAGCAAACAACCGAGAAGTACAAACTGAAAACCCATAAGGCGACCTCGAAACGTTTCCGTGTCACTGGGACGGGCGTGGTGGTACGCACCAAGGGTGGCAAGAGCCACCTGCGTCGGCGCACCCCCAAGCGCGTCAAGATGTTATTGGCGGAAATGGTCCCGGTCAAAGGACGCGGAATTGTTAAGCGCGTCCATCGCCTGGCACCCTACCTGAAAAAGGCAGAGTAG
- a CDS encoding 50S ribosomal protein L20, producing MARVKTGPYRHRHHKKILKMNAGQFGTRHRLFRRANEAMLKSLWYSYRDRRQRKRDLRHLWIARINAAARLNGLSYSRLIHGMKTANIAINRKMLADLAVRDPQAFAAVATQAKAA from the coding sequence ATGGCTCGTGTAAAAACTGGTCCTTATCGACACCGTCACCACAAGAAAATCCTCAAGATGAATGCTGGCCAATTTGGCACACGCCACCGCCTGTTCAGGCGCGCCAATGAAGCCATGCTCAAGTCATTATGGTATTCCTATCGTGACCGGCGCCAACGCAAACGCGATTTGCGCCACCTATGGATCGCCCGAATCAACGCGGCAGCCCGATTAAACGGCCTGTCCTACAGCCGCCTGATCCACGGCATGAAAACCGCCAATATCGCCATCAACCGCAAAATGCTGGCTGACCTGGCAGTGCGAGACCCGCAGGCTTTTGCTGCGGTGGCAACCCAGGCGAAAGCCGCCTGA
- a CDS encoding RNA methyltransferase: MTRLPCRYSVTRWSTMIISIHNPRVQEVRKLLTQAKERREQGAFVVEGVRLTEEALRAGWKARLVLYTARLDERGMHVVHSYASLGLPVEEVSEGVMKSVSETESPQGLMAVLEQKTQPSPPALDYVLILDGMRDPGNLGTILRTSAAAGVQLVLLAPGCVDAWSPKVLRSGMGAHFRLALQSHDWQAIKRMIKSSRHGVRVYLADAAGEVQYTQANFREPLAIIVGGEAAGAGSESAALADEKVYIPMPGGSESLNAAVAAGILLFEVARQRLG, translated from the coding sequence ATGACGAGGCTACCCTGCAGGTATTCAGTGACACGTTGGAGCACGATGATCATCTCCATACATAATCCCAGGGTGCAGGAAGTCCGGAAATTATTAACCCAGGCTAAAGAACGACGCGAACAGGGTGCATTTGTCGTTGAGGGGGTGCGCCTGACGGAAGAAGCCTTGCGGGCAGGTTGGAAAGCCCGGCTGGTTTTGTATACCGCCAGGCTTGACGAGCGAGGCATGCACGTTGTTCATAGCTATGCCTCACTTGGCTTGCCTGTTGAGGAAGTAAGCGAAGGTGTGATGAAGTCCGTCAGTGAGACAGAATCTCCTCAAGGATTAATGGCGGTCTTAGAACAGAAGACACAGCCCAGCCCGCCCGCTTTGGATTACGTGCTGATCCTGGATGGCATGCGGGACCCGGGCAACCTGGGTACAATCCTGCGGACTTCGGCTGCAGCCGGAGTGCAGCTCGTATTGCTCGCTCCCGGGTGTGTGGATGCCTGGTCTCCGAAGGTGCTGCGCTCCGGGATGGGCGCTCACTTCCGCCTAGCCCTCCAAAGCCATGATTGGCAGGCAATTAAAAGGATGATAAAAAGCTCCAGGCATGGGGTAAGGGTCTATCTGGCCGATGCTGCCGGAGAAGTTCAATACACACAGGCGAATTTTCGAGAGCCGCTGGCAATCATCGTGGGGGGAGAAGCAGCTGGTGCAGGCTCTGAATCTGCTGCCCTGGCCGATGAGAAGGTATATATCCCCATGCCAGGCGGCAGCGAGTCGCTTAATGCAGCCGTTGCGGCGGGAATTCTCCTGTTTGAGGTTGCCCGTCAGCGCCTGGGATGA
- a CDS encoding ABC transporter permease, translated as MFNSRLRSLIRKEFIQIRRDKRTLILVLIIPIMQLFLMGYAATNDVRNVPLAVFDQDRGSEARSLLDAYRAADYFTITYEAGSEDELRDLVDRGKARAGLIIPPNYSDKIQAGETGQVMFVLDGSDPTIASTALSSARLIGQAYSTQILEDRLAARGQAAAIQPPVQANTTVWYNPDLVSAYFMIPGVIGMILFALTSILTASAIVRERERGTIEQLIVTPIRPWELVVGKLLPYVILAFVNAFEVMALGHYWFKVPNNGSLLLLFGASLLFLLSSLGIGLLASTIANTQQEAMLTVWMLLLPSIFLAGFFFPLQAMPKVLQWISYIFPLRYYLVIIRSLMIKGAGLSAFRADLIALAVFGVAIMSLAAMRFRKRLD; from the coding sequence ATGTTCAACTCACGGCTCCGTTCTCTCATCCGCAAAGAATTTATCCAGATTCGGCGCGACAAACGCACCCTTATCCTGGTGCTGATCATCCCGATTATGCAGTTATTCCTGATGGGCTACGCAGCTACCAATGACGTACGCAATGTGCCGCTGGCAGTATTTGATCAGGATCGCGGCTCAGAAGCCCGCTCCCTGCTGGATGCTTACCGCGCTGCCGACTATTTCACCATCACCTATGAAGCGGGTTCCGAAGATGAGTTGCGTGACCTGGTGGATCGTGGTAAAGCGCGCGCCGGGTTGATCATTCCTCCCAATTACTCCGACAAAATCCAGGCAGGTGAGACAGGCCAGGTAATGTTCGTCCTGGATGGTTCGGACCCGACCATAGCTTCCACGGCCCTTTCGTCAGCCCGGCTGATTGGCCAGGCATATTCAACCCAGATCCTGGAAGATCGCCTCGCCGCGCGTGGTCAGGCAGCCGCAATCCAGCCACCCGTACAGGCGAATACCACCGTGTGGTACAACCCCGATCTGGTCAGTGCGTACTTCATGATCCCGGGTGTGATCGGGATGATCCTGTTTGCCCTGACGTCGATCCTAACCGCCAGCGCCATTGTGCGTGAGCGCGAGCGCGGCACGATCGAGCAGCTCATTGTGACCCCCATTCGTCCCTGGGAGCTGGTGGTGGGCAAACTATTGCCTTACGTAATCCTGGCTTTTGTGAATGCATTCGAAGTGATGGCATTGGGGCATTACTGGTTCAAGGTGCCTAATAACGGTAGTTTGCTGCTGCTATTCGGGGCTTCGCTCTTGTTCTTGTTATCCAGCCTGGGGATCGGTCTGCTGGCATCCACCATCGCGAACACCCAGCAAGAAGCGATGCTGACCGTCTGGATGCTTTTGCTTCCCAGCATCTTCCTGGCTGGCTTCTTTTTCCCGCTGCAAGCCATGCCGAAGGTCTTACAGTGGATCTCGTATATTTTCCCCTTGCGTTATTATCTGGTGATCATCCGTTCCCTAATGATCAAAGGTGCAGGGCTTTCGGCATTTCGAGCAGACCTGATTGCCCTGGCGGTTTTTGGGGTTGCCATCATGAGCCTGGCCGCGATGCGCTTTCGTAAAAGGCTGGATTAA